CCCCCGGCCCGAAGGCGTGGCGTGGGACGAGCGCATCCCCTATCCCGTGTTCGCCATCGGTGCGCATCTGCTGCTCCTCGACTGCGACGAGGCCGACGGACCTACCGCGATCGTGCCGGGGAGCCATCGATCGGGTCGACTCGCCCCCGCCGGCCGGAAGAACGACCCGACACTGACCTACGATGGCCGTCCTCCCGTGCTTCTCGTGGGGCGGGCCGGCGATGTCGCCCTGTTCGTCTCCGACGCGTGGCACCGCGGCACTCCCGCTGCGGGGGGCCGCGGCCGGTACTTCCTGCAGGTGCACTATGGACGGCGCGATCTTGCCCAGCGTGTGCGGACGACCGACCAGGTGAACCACGTGGCCCCGGAGGCGCTCGCCCGGGCCCGCGACGAGCGGCAGCGCTCGATTCTCGGCCTGCACGACCCGTCTTTCTACGACGGCTGACTACCCGCCTACTCGCTGGCGCCCTCGGTCTTTTGCCGCTCGAGGACACGCGCCGTGGCTCGCCCCTTGTCGGGGTGGGGGTCCTTGACGATCCCATAGGCGGCACGTCCTTCGTGGTCCTCGGGCAGGTGCTCGGTAATCGGCCGGCCGTCCGGCGCCACGAAGAGCAGGCAGTGGCAGTACTTCCACTTCTGCATCTCGTCGCAGGCGCAGATCCAGCGGCGCAGCTTGGCTTCCGCTTGGGGGTCGGGGTAGAAGTTGCACGGGCAGAGGGGCCGCCCGACCTGCTCGATGTGGCGCGCGAGGCCCTCCACCACGGTCTCGGTGACTTCGACATCGGGGTGCAGGGAGGTGCCCGACTTCTCCGCATACTTGCGCGCGTAGTTCCACATCTTGTCGATGTTGGCTTGCGACGGCTTGACCGGCTCGCTCATCCCTGGGCCTGCGCCAATGCTTCGTCGATCTTGGCCGGGTTGAAGCCGGCCAGCCGCGTCTCGCCGATGATGATGACGGGGAGCGAGGTCATGCCGATCGCCATCAGCTCCTCGCGGGCCTGGGGGTCCCGGCCCACGTTCTTCTCCACGAATGCCACCCCCTTCTGCGACAGATACTCTGTCGCGCGATGACAGGGGCCTCAGCCGATGTTCGTGTAGACGGTCACGCTCGCCATGTGGTCCTCACCCTCCTGGAACGGTCTTTGCCTCTTGAGATGCCGGGGCCGCCCCTGCCGATTCGCGGAGATGCGGCCCATC
This is a stretch of genomic DNA from Candidatus Methylomirabilota bacterium. It encodes these proteins:
- a CDS encoding phytanoyl-CoA dioxygenase family protein — translated: MIQRLSRNLGVYEGEAPPETRQLEVDGYAVIRNVFAADDVQALRDEIDSVFASHPPERGRSDEFRYEMFNRSALSQAALAHPRILAVIEPLLGTDCHVIANTAWRNRPEFAGGPWHCDAGPHIPRPEGVAWDERIPYPVFAIGAHLLLLDCDEADGPTAIVPGSHRSGRLAPAGRKNDPTLTYDGRPPVLLVGRAGDVALFVSDAWHRGTPAAGGRGRYFLQVHYGRRDLAQRVRTTDQVNHVAPEALARARDERQRSILGLHDPSFYDG
- a CDS encoding ferredoxin-thioredoxin reductase catalytic domain-containing protein codes for the protein MSEPVKPSQANIDKMWNYARKYAEKSGTSLHPDVEVTETVVEGLARHIEQVGRPLCPCNFYPDPQAEAKLRRWICACDEMQKWKYCHCLLFVAPDGRPITEHLPEDHEGRAAYGIVKDPHPDKGRATARVLERQKTEGASE